TATCATCCGGAAACGGCCCTTTTCCGCCGTGGCGGTGTTAATCTGTGGGCTTATTTGTGCGGCGTAAAGAACGACGCCTCCGCATAAGCCCTTGATTTCCTTGCCACAACGAAAAATTTCTCGTTCCCAATCTAAAAACTTATGCGTTGGCATCCGGAAACTCCGGATGCCAACTATCTATAAAACAGAATTGAAGTCGCTTGATGCGGGCTATCATTGGTATCATGTTTTGCCCCGCTTGAGAACCGTATCTCTGCTTCTTAAGTTTAAAAAGCCCCTATTTTAATAGACTTGACATCACTCCGGCGATTTTCTATAAGCAGGATCACAATTGAATTGTTTCATGGTGCCGCAAGGCCTGTTCGTATTGAAGCGAACAGATGGGAAGAGGGGTGAAATTCCCCCACGGACCCGCCGCTGTAATTGAGCCTCGTCAGACGATATGCCACTGGTCAACCACTGGGAAGGCCGCCTGACTCTTCGCCGGCTGTTTGCCGTCGAAACCTCGTAAGCCAGAAGACCTGCCGTGAAACAGGGTGACCTGCAAACTGCCAGATGACGTTGCAGGAAACCATTGACTTTCATCTCCCCGGGTATGGGAGCTCGAACTCGCGCGGTTACAAATACGGAATCTCCCGCACCTGTTCAAGGTAGCGGGTTTTTTTGTGCCCGTTCCAAGCTTCCGGGGGACAACAGGAGGAACCAAACGATGCGTAACACCTTACTGGCCTTATTCTCCCTGCTCCTGGTCGCCGGGCCGCTGCAGGCCGCTCCTCTGCTGCTCGACCCGGTGGTGGTGACCGCCACCCGCACCGCCACCCCCTTAAGCCAGCTGGGCAGCTCCGTGACCGTGATCACCGCTGACGAGATCGAGGCGAAGCAGCAGACCCAAGTGCTGGATGTCCTGCGCGATATTCCCGGCGTCAATATCGTCCAGACCGGCAACAAGGGGGGTACGGTCTCCATCTATCTACGCGGCACTGATACCAAGCACACCCTGGTCATGATCGATGGGGTCGAATTTCGGGATATCGCCGGATTCGGCGGCGCCGACATCGCCAATCTGAGTACCAACGATATCGAACGGATTGAAGTCGTGCGCGGCGCGCAGAGCGTCCTCTACGGCTCCGATGCCATCGGCGGGGTGATCAATATCATCACCAAACAAGGAACCAAACCGCCGAGCGGCTACGCCTCTGTTGAAGGCGGCTCCTATCGAACCTTCACCGAGAAGGCCGGCTTTTCCGTCGGCAGCGACACCACCTCGGCCGCCCTGTACCTGTCCAGGACCGATACCGACGGCTTTTCCACGGCCAATGAAAAAGACGGCAATTCCGAAGCGGACGGCTATGACAACACCTCGGCGTCCTTTCGCCTCGGCATCACCCCCAGCCAAGCGGTGCAATGGAATATCATCCTGCGCTCCACCGAAGCCAGCTACGACTACGATTCTTCGGCCTATGACCTGGCCACGGGCGGCTATATCCCGGTTGATGGCGACAACGTGCAGGACGTCGATGAAAAAATGGCTCGCGTCGAAGGCACCTTCTCGTTCCTGAATGAGCGCTGGAAAACCACGGTCGGCAGCGCTATTTCCAGTACCAAGCGCAACTACGACGAAGAATATGTCGATTCGGAATACAACGGCACCCTGACCAAATTCGACCTGCAGAACACCTTTCGGGTCAATGCCATGCATACGCTGATCTTTGGCGCCGAGACCGAAAACGAGCGCTTCGATTACTATTACGATGCCTCTGCAGATCCCGCTTACCCCTACACCGACGCCGCGGACGGCCATTCTCGGACCAACGCCGTCTATGTGCAGGAGCAATTGACCGCCGGGGCATTTTCGACCGCCCTCGGGGTGCGTTATGACCATCACGCCGAGTTCGGCGGCCAGACCACCTGGCGGGTGGCGCCGACTTACCGCATTGCCGCCACCAAGACCCGCCTGAAGGGCTCAGTGGGAACCGGCTTCAAAGCCCCAACCCTGTTCCAGCTCTATTCAACTTACGGCAACAAAGACCTGGACGCAGAAAAAAGTTTCGGTTGGGATGCCGGGCTGGAACAGAGCTTTTTCGACAGCAGCCTGATCATCGACATCGCCTATTTTTATAACGATATTGACGATTACATTGATTACAACGATCTCACCTTCACCTACGGAAACATTGCTAAACTCAAGGCCCGCGGCATCGAGTCGAGCCTGGAGTGGCTGCCTTGTGAGTACTTCGACATGAAAATCGGCTATACCTATACCGATACACAGGATGCCGACGGCAAACGGATCGACCGCCGCCCTCTGCACAAAGCCAGCATCGACATCAATCTCCACCCCGTCGACAAAGTCATGGTGAATCTCAACACCATTTATACCAGCACGCGCGAGGACGGCGCCGAAACCCTGGCAGCCTACACCCTGGTCAATCTGGCCGCATCCTATCAATACCGGCCCGACCTGAAACTGTTTGCCCGAGTTGACAACCTGTTCGATGAAGATTATGAAGAGGTTGCCGGTTACGGTACGGCAGGACTTTCCGCTTACGCGGGGGTCAAACTCGACTTCTGATCCGTTAATCAGCACAGCCCGGAGGACAACAGTCCTCCGGGCCTTGGGACATCAGCTATGCATCAAATCTTGTTGACCTTCTGCCTGTTGCTCATCGTGACCGCCAGCCCCTTGAGGGCAGCAACCGTTGTCGATGCCGTCGGTCGCCAGGTCAAGGTCCCGGACTCGCCCGCGCGCATCGTCTCCCTGGTTCCCAGCGTCACGGAAATCCTCTTTGCCATTCAGGCGGACCGGCAAATTGTCGCGGTCACCGATTACTGCACCTACCCGCCGCAAGCAGCCTTGCTGCCCAGTGTCGGCAGCTACGCCGATCCCAGCCTGGAAAACATTCTCAGTTATCAGCCGGACCTGGTCATCGCCAGCGCGGCCATGAACAGCCCGGCCCTGATTGCCCAGCTGGACAACCTGGGGATTGCAACCTTTGTGATCGAGACCCATTCCGTCGCCCAGACCCTGATCACCATCCGCAGCATCGGCCGCCTGACCGGTCACCAAACCCAGGCTGACACCCTGGCCGCGGATATCGATCAGCGCATCCAGGCGATCAGGCAGCAGGTTCCGCGGGACCATTCGCCGACCATCCTGCCCTGCATCGTGTTGCAACCGTTGACCGTGGCGGGACCGGATACCTTCATCAACGATCTAATCGAAATCGCCGGTGCTCGCAATGTCGTTCCTGCAGGCCCGGCCCGTTATCCGACCTGGAATTTTGAAGCCCTGCTGCTGGCCAACCCGGATTTCATCCTGCTCTCCCCCCACCCGGGGCAGCCGGACAGCAGCCGCTTCTTTGCCCCCTGGACCCAACTCAAGGCGGTCACCGAACAGCATATCGTCAAGATCAATGCCGACTGGCTCTATCGCCCGGGCCCGCGCATGATCCTGGGGATCGAAGCCCTGGCGAAAACCCTTCACCCGGAGATGAAGATCGATGCGCCGACCGACTGATCGCACCGGCTTGCTCTGGATTATCGGCCTGCTGCTGGTGCCGCTGGGCGCTATCGCCATGTCACTGAGCGCCGGCAGTATGGATATGTCCTGGGCGCAGCTGTTCCACCTGCTCCAGCAGGGGCCGGGGTCCTCGGTCGGTCAGGCTGTGCTTTGGAAAATCCGCATCCCGCGCACCTTACTGGCCGGGCTGGTCGGTGCCGCGTTGAGCCTGTCCGGGGTCACCTTTCAGGCGGTGCTGCGCAATCCGCTGGCCGACCCTTACCTGCTCGGGGTGTCGGGTGGTGCGGCACTGGGCGCGGTCGCCGCCCTGACCATCGGCATCAACTCCGCTCTGCTGGTCTCTCTGGCCGCTTTCGGCGGTGCCTTAACGGCGCTGGCCATCGTTTACCTGGTGGCCAGGGCCCATACCTGCTCGTCCCACACCCTGATTCTGTCCGGGGTCATGGTCGGCAGTGTGGCCGCAGCCCTGCTGCTGTTCCTGCTCTGGCGGGCACCAACCGAAGCGACCCGCCAAGCCATCTTCTGGCTGGCCGGCAACCTGTCCCTGGCCGATCCCGGTTGGCTGGGCTGGGGCTGGCTCTGGGTGCTGATCTGTTTCATCCTGCTCTGGAGTCAGGCGGTCAATCTGGACCTGCTCACCCAGGGGGAAGAAACCGCCGCTGATCTGGGCCTGGCGGTCGGACGGACCCGCCTGATTCTGTTCGCCCTGGCCGGGGCACTGACCGCCTGCGCCGTGGCCCTGGCCGGGCTGGTCGGTTTTGTCGGCCTGGTGGTCCCCCACATCTGCCGCCTGCTCTGGGGGCCGGCCCACCGCCTGCTGCTCCCACTTGCCGCCCTGTTCGGCGCCTGCTTCCTGATGGTCGCCGACGCCATTGCCCGCAGCCTCTATGCGCCCGCGGAAATGCCGGTCGGGGTCGTGACCGCCCTGCTCGGGGCACCGTTCTTCCTGCTTCTGCTTCGGCGGCGAGGCGGCCTATGATCACCGTCAAAAACCTGAGCTTCAGTTTCGGTCACCGGCAGCTGTTCAGCGGGCTCGATTTTACTGTCCAACGCGGCGAACTGATCTCCATTCTCGGCCCCAACGGCTGCGGTAAATCGACCCTGCTCCGGTTGCTGCGCGGCAGCCTGCCGCCCGTTTCCGGCGAGATCTGCTGGCACGGTGTGTCCTGCCGCCAGATCGGCCCCAGGGAGATGTCGCGGCGCGTCGCGGTGGTCCCGCAATCGACGCGAATCGATTTCCCCTACCGGGTGCGGGACATGGTGGCGATGGGTCGCTATCCTCATCGTCGGTCGCTGCTGAGTTTCAGCAGTACCGCCGACCGCGAAGCAATCCGCCATGCCCTGGTGGTCACCGACATTCTCGCCCTGGCCGACCGTCCGGTCACCGAACTCAGCGGCGGTGAGTTGCAACGCGTCCTGTTTGCCCGAGCCCTGGCCCAGCAGGCCGAGGTGCTGTTCCTGGACGAAGCGACCAGTCACCTCGATATCGATCACCGCCTGGAGCTGAGCGAATTACTGATCCGCCTTAACCGCGAACAAGGGGTCACAATTGTCCAGATCAGTCACGACCTCGACCTGGCCGCAGCCGTCTCCGGGCGCATCCTGCTCCTCAGCGAACACGGGGAGATCTTCGGCTTCGACACTCCGGCGCGAATCATCACCCCGGAAAACCTGCAGCGGGCGTTCCGGGTGGAAGTTCGGATCGCCGAAAACCCTCTGACAGGTGCCCCCCAGGTGCTCCCTTTACTCAACACGGCGGCAGTCCAGCTTGGCGGCCTGAAAGCCCATTTATTCTGCGGCGGAGGCAGCGGCAAAAGTCTGCTGCGCAAACTCCATCTGGCCAAAGCCACGGTATCGACCGGCCCCTTGAATCAGGGCGACTCCGATGAAGAAGTCGCTACCGCACTGGACAGTGCCGTTGTTTACGAAGTGCCTTTCCAACCCTTTTCCAACCAAGCCGTCACCGCCACCCGGCAATCCCTTGCCCAGGTGGATGTCATTATTATCGCCACAATCTGGTGGGGAAACGGCAACCTCCCCTGCCTCGACCTCGCCGCCGAAGCCCTGCAGCAAGGCACCCCGGTTTATTTATTGAATCCGACGAGAAAGCAGGATTTTACAGCAGGCAAAGCCTGGGAAAAGCTACAGGCGTTGCAACAGGCGGGAGCCGTGGTTGTGCCCAACGAGGAACAGTTGATGAGCAGGTTGGCGGGATGGATGAAAGCTTCTTCTCAATCATAAATTGACGTTTATAAAGTCTGACTCTAATAAAAGCTTACTTACTGCAAACTGGTTTTTGATGAGCACGATAAGTTAGCAATTTTTTGGTTCGGTTAAGCCCTTCCTCAATGGAAAATTTATCTGAATCCTGACAATAAATTGGGAGATAATTTATCGTATGTCAGTTCCATCCATTTAGAATCCAGGATAGAACGGCAAACACTGGAAGTGAGGATTGGATATGATCCTTAACCGAATCGCCCATCAATTAGAAACGGAGCAATACAAAAATTTCCTTATTGATTGTCGCTTGTCAAATTGCTGAAAAAAATTTTAATCTCATCCGCCAACAAATGAGGTTGTTCCATTGCAGCAAAATGTCCGCCTGTCTCCAGCTCTGTCCAACGTTGTATATTGAAACCCTTTTCAATATACGACCGCGGTGGGGTAGGTAATTCTTTCGGGAATTTTGCAAACGCGACTGGTACCTCAACAAAATCGTTTGCACCAAAGACTAGTGGCATCTGACTGTTTTCGTTATAAATACGAATGGACGAATGAATCGTCTGTGTAATCCAATAAAGTGTCACATTTGCAAGCAATTCATCTTTTGAGAACGTATTCTCGATATGACCGTTACTGTCGCTCCAACTATTAAACTTTTCTATTATCCATGCACACAATCCAATGGGTGAGTCATTAAGACCATAGGATAATGTCATTGGTTTTGAGCTATGCTGTTGCGCATAAGCGCCCTCTGTAGAGGACCAGTGACTTGCATATTGCTGATATTGCAGCACTTCTTCTGGCAACTTTTCATCTTGCCCAAGGAACGGCCTATACGAATCAGAAATGTAGTTGAGGTGCAGCCCGACTACGTTTTCCGGGTGCTTTAGCGAAAGCCAGGTACTGATACCCGCACCGATGTCTCCGCCCTGTGCCCCATATTTTGCATAACCCAATTTATTCATCAGTTTATGCCATAGCTCTGCAACAAAGGCACTGTTA
This genomic window from Pelobacter seleniigenes DSM 18267 contains:
- a CDS encoding TonB-dependent receptor plug domain-containing protein translates to MRNTLLALFSLLLVAGPLQAAPLLLDPVVVTATRTATPLSQLGSSVTVITADEIEAKQQTQVLDVLRDIPGVNIVQTGNKGGTVSIYLRGTDTKHTLVMIDGVEFRDIAGFGGADIANLSTNDIERIEVVRGAQSVLYGSDAIGGVINIITKQGTKPPSGYASVEGGSYRTFTEKAGFSVGSDTTSAALYLSRTDTDGFSTANEKDGNSEADGYDNTSASFRLGITPSQAVQWNIILRSTEASYDYDSSAYDLATGGYIPVDGDNVQDVDEKMARVEGTFSFLNERWKTTVGSAISSTKRNYDEEYVDSEYNGTLTKFDLQNTFRVNAMHTLIFGAETENERFDYYYDASADPAYPYTDAADGHSRTNAVYVQEQLTAGAFSTALGVRYDHHAEFGGQTTWRVAPTYRIAATKTRLKGSVGTGFKAPTLFQLYSTYGNKDLDAEKSFGWDAGLEQSFFDSSLIIDIAYFYNDIDDYIDYNDLTFTYGNIAKLKARGIESSLEWLPCEYFDMKIGYTYTDTQDADGKRIDRRPLHKASIDINLHPVDKVMVNLNTIYTSTREDGAETLAAYTLVNLAASYQYRPDLKLFARVDNLFDEDYEEVAGYGTAGLSAYAGVKLDF
- a CDS encoding ABC transporter substrate-binding protein codes for the protein MHQILLTFCLLLIVTASPLRAATVVDAVGRQVKVPDSPARIVSLVPSVTEILFAIQADRQIVAVTDYCTYPPQAALLPSVGSYADPSLENILSYQPDLVIASAAMNSPALIAQLDNLGIATFVIETHSVAQTLITIRSIGRLTGHQTQADTLAADIDQRIQAIRQQVPRDHSPTILPCIVLQPLTVAGPDTFINDLIEIAGARNVVPAGPARYPTWNFEALLLANPDFILLSPHPGQPDSSRFFAPWTQLKAVTEQHIVKINADWLYRPGPRMILGIEALAKTLHPEMKIDAPTD
- a CDS encoding FecCD family ABC transporter permease; its protein translation is MRRPTDRTGLLWIIGLLLVPLGAIAMSLSAGSMDMSWAQLFHLLQQGPGSSVGQAVLWKIRIPRTLLAGLVGAALSLSGVTFQAVLRNPLADPYLLGVSGGAALGAVAALTIGINSALLVSLAAFGGALTALAIVYLVARAHTCSSHTLILSGVMVGSVAAALLLFLLWRAPTEATRQAIFWLAGNLSLADPGWLGWGWLWVLICFILLWSQAVNLDLLTQGEETAADLGLAVGRTRLILFALAGALTACAVALAGLVGFVGLVVPHICRLLWGPAHRLLLPLAALFGACFLMVADAIARSLYAPAEMPVGVVTALLGAPFFLLLLRRRGGL
- a CDS encoding ABC transporter ATP-binding protein; the protein is MITVKNLSFSFGHRQLFSGLDFTVQRGELISILGPNGCGKSTLLRLLRGSLPPVSGEICWHGVSCRQIGPREMSRRVAVVPQSTRIDFPYRVRDMVAMGRYPHRRSLLSFSSTADREAIRHALVVTDILALADRPVTELSGGELQRVLFARALAQQAEVLFLDEATSHLDIDHRLELSELLIRLNREQGVTIVQISHDLDLAAAVSGRILLLSEHGEIFGFDTPARIITPENLQRAFRVEVRIAENPLTGAPQVLPLLNTAAVQLGGLKAHLFCGGGSGKSLLRKLHLAKATVSTGPLNQGDSDEEVATALDSAVVYEVPFQPFSNQAVTATRQSLAQVDVIIIATIWWGNGNLPCLDLAAEALQQGTPVYLLNPTRKQDFTAGKAWEKLQALQQAGAVVVPNEEQLMSRLAGWMKASSQS
- a CDS encoding epoxide hydrolase family protein: MVQPFFLNTPQRILDDLIDRVKNTRWPDEITDSGWTYGANLLYMKEIADYWCHTFDWRKVEEEVNSYPNFIMDIDGYKVHFLHIKSKRDNSLPLIITHGWPGSFLEMMKLIPLLASDDSISFDLVIPSVIGFGFSDKGTQRGCNSAFVAELWHKLMNKLGYAKYGAQGGDIGAGISTWLSLKHPENVVGLHLNYISDSYRPFLGQDEKLPEEVLQYQQYASHWSSTEGAYAQQHSSKPMTLSYGLNDSPIGLCAWIIEKFNSWSDSNGHIENTFSKDELLANVTLYWITQTIHSSIRIYNENSQMPLVFGANDFVEVPVAFAKFPKELPTPPRSYIEKGFNIQRWTELETGGHFAAMEQPHLLADEIKIFFSNLTSDNQ